The Corallococcus caeni genome includes a region encoding these proteins:
- a CDS encoding aminoglycoside phosphotransferase family protein, which yields MELEAALRDQVGQAIGRPVPDAPIKKLKGDASNRSYYRVGTAPDSWVLMVMPPDATKKSEEATKGEPPKELPFINVHRYLEKLGVRVPRILRYDEPAGIMVLEDLSDITFESALEGGRHNQALYTRAVDLLAKLRVQAEKQRDPECLAFTRAFDEDLYDWELHHFREWGLEAWSGKLPTDAERAQLDATFRDIAKQLAAAPRGFTHRDYQSRNIMVKEGELVVIDFQDALQGPRQYDLVALLRDSYVELDRDFVDTMLDRYIATFEQESGEKIDAKEFKAFFDLLTIQRKLKDAGRFEFINRVKGNPGFLVSIPASLRYVKAAFARRPELAPLQKLVAKYVPELAA from the coding sequence ATGGAACTTGAGGCCGCCCTTCGCGACCAGGTGGGACAGGCCATTGGCCGTCCCGTCCCCGATGCCCCCATCAAGAAGCTGAAGGGCGACGCGAGCAACCGCTCCTACTACCGCGTCGGCACCGCCCCGGACAGCTGGGTGCTGATGGTGATGCCGCCGGACGCGACGAAGAAGAGCGAAGAGGCCACCAAGGGCGAGCCCCCCAAGGAGCTGCCCTTCATCAACGTCCACCGCTACCTGGAGAAGCTGGGCGTGCGGGTGCCGCGCATCCTCCGCTACGACGAGCCCGCCGGCATCATGGTGCTGGAGGACCTGAGCGACATCACCTTCGAGTCCGCGCTGGAGGGCGGCCGCCACAACCAGGCGCTCTACACGCGCGCGGTGGACCTCTTGGCGAAGCTGCGCGTGCAGGCGGAGAAGCAGCGCGACCCGGAGTGCCTGGCCTTCACGCGCGCCTTCGACGAGGACCTGTACGACTGGGAGCTGCACCACTTCCGCGAGTGGGGCCTGGAGGCCTGGAGCGGCAAGCTGCCCACCGACGCGGAGCGCGCCCAGCTGGACGCCACGTTCCGGGACATCGCGAAGCAGCTCGCGGCCGCGCCGCGCGGCTTCACGCACCGCGACTACCAGAGCCGCAACATCATGGTGAAGGAGGGCGAGCTGGTCGTCATCGACTTCCAGGACGCGCTCCAGGGCCCTCGGCAGTACGACCTGGTGGCGCTGCTGCGGGACAGCTACGTGGAGCTGGACCGCGACTTCGTGGACACGATGCTGGACCGCTACATCGCCACGTTCGAGCAGGAGAGCGGGGAGAAGATCGACGCCAAGGAGTTCAAGGCGTTCTTCGACCTGCTCACCATCCAGCGCAAGCTGAAGGACGCGGGCCGCTTCGAGTTCATCAACCGCGTGAAGGGCAACCCGGGCTTCCTCGTGTCCATCCCCGCGTCGCTGCGCTACGTGAAGGCCGCGTTCGCGCGCCGGCCGGAGCTGGCGCCGCTGCAGAAGCTGGTGGCGAAGTACGTGCCCGAGCTGGCGGCCTGA
- a CDS encoding DUF192 domain-containing protein — MHWRVTNETRQRLLADRAERAESFVQRFQGLMGRASLPMGGGMHIEPCNSIHTFFMRIPIDVAFLDAEGRIVKQLSAMPPWRTSSIYFKARSVLELPAGVLSASGTQEGDRLVFTPGEAPGA, encoded by the coding sequence ATGCACTGGAGGGTGACCAACGAAACGCGGCAGCGGCTGCTCGCGGACCGCGCGGAACGCGCCGAGTCCTTCGTCCAGCGCTTCCAGGGGCTCATGGGCCGCGCCTCGCTGCCCATGGGGGGCGGGATGCACATCGAGCCCTGCAACTCCATCCACACCTTCTTCATGCGCATCCCCATCGACGTCGCCTTCCTGGACGCGGAAGGGCGCATCGTCAAGCAACTGTCCGCCATGCCTCCCTGGCGCACCTCGTCCATCTACTTCAAGGCCCGCTCCGTCCTGGAACTGCCCGCGGGCGTCCTTTCGGCCAGCGGCACCCAGGAGGGCGACCGCCTGGTCTTCACCCCGGGGGAAGCCCCGGGGGCCTGA
- a CDS encoding Stp1/IreP family PP2C-type Ser/Thr phosphatase, which yields MRIEVAGSTHVGMKRNHNEDNYLVLTEENLVVVADGMGGHSSGEIASRIAVDELGEFFRMTSKDQDATWPFKMDKQRNYDENRLSTGIKLANARIFERATTDSKYKGMGTTIVSVHFAESAAYVGHVGDSRVYFFRGGMLQQVTEDHSLLNDYLKAKKLTPEEIENFPHKNVIVRALGMKEQVQVDVTRVDPLENDVFLLCSDGLSGMITDAQMQDILSRTPELEKACGQLIDLANAAGGNDNVTCVLARWHNA from the coding sequence ATGCGCATCGAGGTCGCCGGCAGCACCCACGTCGGGATGAAGCGGAACCACAACGAGGACAACTACCTCGTGCTCACCGAGGAGAACCTCGTGGTCGTGGCGGACGGCATGGGCGGTCACTCGTCCGGTGAGATCGCCAGCCGCATCGCGGTGGACGAGCTGGGTGAGTTCTTCCGCATGACGTCCAAGGACCAGGACGCCACCTGGCCCTTCAAGATGGACAAGCAGCGCAACTACGATGAGAACCGGCTGTCCACCGGCATCAAGCTGGCCAACGCGCGCATCTTCGAGCGCGCCACGACGGACTCCAAGTACAAGGGCATGGGCACCACCATCGTGTCCGTGCACTTCGCGGAGAGCGCGGCCTACGTGGGCCACGTGGGCGACAGCCGCGTGTACTTCTTCCGCGGCGGCATGCTCCAGCAGGTGACGGAGGACCACTCGCTGCTCAACGACTACCTCAAGGCGAAGAAGCTCACGCCGGAGGAGATTGAAAACTTCCCCCACAAGAACGTGATTGTCCGCGCGCTGGGGATGAAGGAGCAGGTGCAGGTGGACGTCACCCGCGTGGATCCGCTGGAGAACGACGTCTTCCTGCTGTGCTCGGACGGCCTGAGCGGCATGATCACCGACGCGCAGATGCAGGACATCCTGTCGCGCACGCCGGAGCTGGAGAAGGCCTGCGGCCAGCTCATCGACCTGGCCAACGCGGCGGGCGGCAACGACAACGTCACCTGCGTGCTGGCGCGCTGGCACAACGCCTGA
- a CDS encoding nucleotidyltransferase family protein, producing the protein MKAMVLCAGLGTRLRPLTERWPKPAMPFLGQPLLRYHLAVLKAAGVTAVGINTHHLPDTMAAVARAECERAGLPLHVVHEPVIQGTGGGIRGLRDFLSGEDFLVFNGDILFPVDLRPVVAAHRASGAVATMVLLPMPEGEKYAAVEADAGGQVRRIAGYGPGGEGLTPWHFTGVHVMSPSVFDFMTAEGPEDINREVYVRVMQAGLQVRGHAVDAYWSDLGMPSRYLATVRDVLEGRVPLQALGKDSPLAGLKDGAAGAWVHPEARVAGTVRGPVYVGAGAVVEEGATVGSGVSVGPGARVGQGARLERCAVFEETQVSPGEALTEVLAWGPHRVPAPLSGR; encoded by the coding sequence ATGAAGGCGATGGTCCTCTGCGCGGGCCTGGGCACGCGCCTGCGCCCGCTCACCGAGCGCTGGCCCAAGCCGGCCATGCCGTTCCTCGGCCAGCCGCTGCTCCGGTATCACCTGGCGGTGCTGAAGGCCGCGGGCGTGACGGCGGTGGGCATCAACACGCACCACCTGCCGGACACGATGGCGGCGGTGGCCCGCGCGGAGTGCGAGCGCGCGGGGCTGCCCCTGCACGTCGTGCACGAGCCCGTCATCCAGGGCACGGGCGGCGGCATCCGCGGCCTGCGCGACTTCCTCTCCGGCGAGGACTTCCTCGTGTTCAACGGGGACATCCTCTTCCCGGTGGACCTGCGGCCCGTGGTCGCGGCGCACCGGGCCTCCGGCGCGGTGGCGACGATGGTGCTCCTGCCCATGCCGGAAGGGGAGAAGTACGCGGCGGTGGAGGCGGACGCGGGCGGGCAGGTGCGCCGCATCGCGGGGTACGGGCCGGGCGGTGAGGGCCTCACGCCGTGGCACTTCACCGGCGTGCACGTGATGTCCCCCAGCGTGTTCGACTTCATGACCGCGGAGGGCCCCGAGGACATCAACCGCGAGGTCTACGTGCGGGTGATGCAGGCGGGGCTCCAGGTGCGCGGGCACGCGGTGGACGCGTACTGGTCCGACCTGGGCATGCCGTCGCGCTACCTGGCCACGGTGCGGGACGTGCTCGAAGGGCGCGTGCCGCTCCAGGCGCTGGGGAAGGACTCGCCGCTCGCGGGGCTGAAGGACGGCGCGGCCGGAGCATGGGTGCATCCGGAGGCCCGCGTCGCGGGCACGGTGCGCGGGCCCGTGTACGTGGGCGCGGGCGCTGTCGTGGAGGAAGGCGCCACCGTGGGCTCGGGCGTGTCGGTGGGCCCGGGCGCGCGGGTGGGGCAGGGCGCGCGGCTGGAGCGCTGCGCCGTGTTCGAGGAGACGCAGGTGTCACCCGGTGAAGCGCTCACCGAGGTGCTCGCGTGGGGCCCGCACCGGGTGCCCGCGCCGCTCTCCGGCCGCTGA